The proteins below are encoded in one region of Alosa sapidissima isolate fAloSap1 chromosome 24, fAloSap1.pri, whole genome shotgun sequence:
- the LOC121700672 gene encoding uncharacterized protein LOC121700672 isoform X2, whose translation MKQDRRIPPTSVRTTYALGIVTLFPYLQDPYSKNGYEHYYDPDANTGYLAWRLKTVQRNSFDGSHRRSRPDLQDSPTTYRESLLTSQQLFGEECREALSVIRYSTDHSVVKERMRATFEYRQKLVHDQDATSTVLDVFPRFLDVPGLIDQDFSMMFGDEVSGKFLAKWPSFFMQKVITECQSLPSNMHVEDLLAAFDSDAENDFGWDSHMSALLLLLHLLPPTSRGHKKTAKISSAQAANHLVRFLKEGASLTTFLEKVDGRQPFLLCIGEKKKRIQRFFIVVDQKPIPSNAQTTVAAFDELFKAHYVFSLSYDEVLTSFYTFIQTAVYNIDIGKAKESPRVKELRARLLQER comes from the exons ATGAAGCAAGACAG gaGAATTCCACCCACAAGTGTGCGGACCACCTATGCACTAGGAATTGTGACCCTTTTTCCATATCTGCAAGATCCATATTCAAAAAATGGATAT GAACATTACTATGATCCAGACGCCAATACTGGCTACCTTGCTTGGAGACTCAAGACAGTCCAACGCAACAGCTTTGATGGCTCCCACAGACGTTCCAGGCCTGATTTGCAGGACAGCCCAACAACCTATCGAGAATCCCTGTTAACCAGTCAGCAGCTCTTCGGTGAGGAGTGTCGGGAGGCGCTTTCTGTCATCAGATACTCTACAGATCATTCCGTggtaaaagagagaatgagagccaCCTTTGAGTATAGACAGAAGCTAGTTCATGACCAGGATGCAACATCTACAGTCTTGGATGTCTTCCCTCGTTTCCTTGATGTTCCTGGATTG ATTGACCAAGATTTTTCCATGATGTTTGGGGATGAAGTATCTGGGAAATTTCTGGCAAAGTGGCCCTCATTTTTCATGCAGAAAGTCATCACAGAATGCCAGAGTCTTCCCTCAAATATGCATGTTGAGGATCTTCTTGCAGCTTTTGACTCTGATGCCGAGAATGACTTTG GCTGGGATAGCCATATGTCAGCTCTCCTCCTGCTGTTGCATCTCCTGCCCCCTACATCAAGAGGCCATAAGAAAACAGCTAAGATCAGCTCAGCACAGGCAGCCAACCATCTTGTAAGATTTCTTAAA GAGGGTGCAAGCCTCACCACATTCCTGGAGAAAGTTGATGGAAGACAGCCCTTCCTCCTCTGCATCggtgagaaaaagaagagaatcCAGAGGTTCTTCATTGTCGTGGACCAGAAACCCATCCCAAGCAATGCTCAGACAACGGTAGCTGCTTTCGATGAGCTGTTTAAAGCTCACTACGTCTTCAGCCTCTCTTACGATGAAGTGCTTACCAGCTTCTACACCTTCATCCAGACAGCGGTGTACAATATTGATATCGGAAAAGCAAAGGAAAGCCCGCGAGTCAAGGAACTGAGAGCTCGACTACTGCAAGAGCGTTAA
- the LOC121700672 gene encoding uncharacterized protein LOC121700672 isoform X1, translating into MTESYGRIPPTSVRTTYALGIVTLFPYLQDPYSKNGYEHYYDPDANTGYLAWRLKTVQRNSFDGSHRRSRPDLQDSPTTYRESLLTSQQLFGEECREALSVIRYSTDHSVVKERMRATFEYRQKLVHDQDATSTVLDVFPRFLDVPGLIDQDFSMMFGDEVSGKFLAKWPSFFMQKVITECQSLPSNMHVEDLLAAFDSDAENDFGWDSHMSALLLLLHLLPPTSRGHKKTAKISSAQAANHLVRFLKEGASLTTFLEKVDGRQPFLLCIGEKKKRIQRFFIVVDQKPIPSNAQTTVAAFDELFKAHYVFSLSYDEVLTSFYTFIQTAVYNIDIGKAKESPRVKELRARLLQER; encoded by the exons ATGACTGAATCCTATGG gaGAATTCCACCCACAAGTGTGCGGACCACCTATGCACTAGGAATTGTGACCCTTTTTCCATATCTGCAAGATCCATATTCAAAAAATGGATAT GAACATTACTATGATCCAGACGCCAATACTGGCTACCTTGCTTGGAGACTCAAGACAGTCCAACGCAACAGCTTTGATGGCTCCCACAGACGTTCCAGGCCTGATTTGCAGGACAGCCCAACAACCTATCGAGAATCCCTGTTAACCAGTCAGCAGCTCTTCGGTGAGGAGTGTCGGGAGGCGCTTTCTGTCATCAGATACTCTACAGATCATTCCGTggtaaaagagagaatgagagccaCCTTTGAGTATAGACAGAAGCTAGTTCATGACCAGGATGCAACATCTACAGTCTTGGATGTCTTCCCTCGTTTCCTTGATGTTCCTGGATTG ATTGACCAAGATTTTTCCATGATGTTTGGGGATGAAGTATCTGGGAAATTTCTGGCAAAGTGGCCCTCATTTTTCATGCAGAAAGTCATCACAGAATGCCAGAGTCTTCCCTCAAATATGCATGTTGAGGATCTTCTTGCAGCTTTTGACTCTGATGCCGAGAATGACTTTG GCTGGGATAGCCATATGTCAGCTCTCCTCCTGCTGTTGCATCTCCTGCCCCCTACATCAAGAGGCCATAAGAAAACAGCTAAGATCAGCTCAGCACAGGCAGCCAACCATCTTGTAAGATTTCTTAAA GAGGGTGCAAGCCTCACCACATTCCTGGAGAAAGTTGATGGAAGACAGCCCTTCCTCCTCTGCATCggtgagaaaaagaagagaatcCAGAGGTTCTTCATTGTCGTGGACCAGAAACCCATCCCAAGCAATGCTCAGACAACGGTAGCTGCTTTCGATGAGCTGTTTAAAGCTCACTACGTCTTCAGCCTCTCTTACGATGAAGTGCTTACCAGCTTCTACACCTTCATCCAGACAGCGGTGTACAATATTGATATCGGAAAAGCAAAGGAAAGCCCGCGAGTCAAGGAACTGAGAGCTCGACTACTGCAAGAGCGTTAA
- the LOC121700672 gene encoding uncharacterized protein LOC121700672 isoform X3: MTESYGRIPPTSVRTTYALGIVTLFPYLQDPYSKNGYEHYYDPDANTGYLAWRLKTVQRNSFDGSHRRSRPDLQDSPTTYRESLLTSQQLFGEECREALSVIRYSTDHSVVKERMRATFEYRQKLVHDQDATSTVLDVFPRFLDVPGLIDQDFSMMFGDEVSGKFLAKWPSFFMQKVITECQSLPSNMHVEDLLAAFDSDAENDFGWDSHMSALLLLLHLLPPTSRGHKKTAKISSAQAANHLEGASLTTFLEKVDGRQPFLLCIGEKKKRIQRFFIVVDQKPIPSNAQTTVAAFDELFKAHYVFSLSYDEVLTSFYTFIQTAVYNIDIGKAKESPRVKELRARLLQER, encoded by the exons ATGACTGAATCCTATGG gaGAATTCCACCCACAAGTGTGCGGACCACCTATGCACTAGGAATTGTGACCCTTTTTCCATATCTGCAAGATCCATATTCAAAAAATGGATAT GAACATTACTATGATCCAGACGCCAATACTGGCTACCTTGCTTGGAGACTCAAGACAGTCCAACGCAACAGCTTTGATGGCTCCCACAGACGTTCCAGGCCTGATTTGCAGGACAGCCCAACAACCTATCGAGAATCCCTGTTAACCAGTCAGCAGCTCTTCGGTGAGGAGTGTCGGGAGGCGCTTTCTGTCATCAGATACTCTACAGATCATTCCGTggtaaaagagagaatgagagccaCCTTTGAGTATAGACAGAAGCTAGTTCATGACCAGGATGCAACATCTACAGTCTTGGATGTCTTCCCTCGTTTCCTTGATGTTCCTGGATTG ATTGACCAAGATTTTTCCATGATGTTTGGGGATGAAGTATCTGGGAAATTTCTGGCAAAGTGGCCCTCATTTTTCATGCAGAAAGTCATCACAGAATGCCAGAGTCTTCCCTCAAATATGCATGTTGAGGATCTTCTTGCAGCTTTTGACTCTGATGCCGAGAATGACTTTG GCTGGGATAGCCATATGTCAGCTCTCCTCCTGCTGTTGCATCTCCTGCCCCCTACATCAAGAGGCCATAAGAAAACAGCTAAGATCAGCTCAGCACAGGCAGCCAACCATCTT GAGGGTGCAAGCCTCACCACATTCCTGGAGAAAGTTGATGGAAGACAGCCCTTCCTCCTCTGCATCggtgagaaaaagaagagaatcCAGAGGTTCTTCATTGTCGTGGACCAGAAACCCATCCCAAGCAATGCTCAGACAACGGTAGCTGCTTTCGATGAGCTGTTTAAAGCTCACTACGTCTTCAGCCTCTCTTACGATGAAGTGCTTACCAGCTTCTACACCTTCATCCAGACAGCGGTGTACAATATTGATATCGGAAAAGCAAAGGAAAGCCCGCGAGTCAAGGAACTGAGAGCTCGACTACTGCAAGAGCGTTAA